The DNA segment GACCGACTGGAACCCCTTCTTCCACCATACCCCGCGTGCGGTCAACATGTGGGGCGGCGTGGACTGGGATCACTTCAACGAGCACACCACCCGCTACTTTCAGGATGTGGTGCGCTTTTGGCTGCAGGAATACCACGTGGACGGCTTTCGTTTCGACTGGGTCTGTGGCGTGGACTACGACAGCCGGGATCCCATGGCCCCGGGCTTCAACCCTTTCCACGGCATCAGCGCCATCTGCTGGGCGGCCCGGCAGGCCAAGCCGGACTGTATCCTGATCGGCGAGTACTGGCAGCTGGAGGGGACCCACCCGGAGAAGACGGCGGCCAAGCTGGTGGCCGAGACGCCCATGGACGCCTGCTGGCGGGGCGAGTTCCACCATGGGCTGGACGACGTGTTGAATCAGCGGTGGGCCTGGGAAAAGCGGGACATCTTCCGGGCCATTGGCGGTTTTCGGGAGGAGGGCTTCACCGCGGCCACCCAGGTGGTGAACTATTCGTGTAGCCACGACGAAGTGCGGCCGGAGCATGAGATCAAGTTCTACTCCTGGCCCCACATCCGTCGCCCGGCCGGGATGAGCCTGCAGGAGCTGGCCCTGCGCAAGGGGCTCCTGGGCCTGATCACCCTCCTGGCTGCGCCGGGCATCCCCATGATCTACGCGGGGCAGGAATATGGGGAGGACACGCCCCGCACCATCGACTTCTGTCCCCTGGAGTGGCACAAGCTGGAACGGCCCGCCCATGCGGCCCACCGGGCCGTGGTGCAGCGGCTGCTCTGGGCCCGCCGCTCCCTGGCTGCCCTGCGGAGCGACTTCATCCAATTCTGGCCGGATAACTTCGCCGAGACCGGGGTGGTGCGATTTGTCCGCTGGGATGACGAAGGCAATTTCGTGGTGGTGGCCCTGAACTTCGGCGAGGAACCCCGCACCGTCTCCTGTTCCATGCCCCACGACGGCCACTGGATGGACCTGGTGGCTGAACGCAGCTATGAGGCGGTCCAGGGGGAGTTGACCCTGTCCCTGGAGCCGTGGCAGGGGATGATGTTGATACCGACACCTGGCCCGTAACCCACTGTGGACGGCGATTGCCCCGGCCTGTTAAGTGCGTTACAATATTTATCCTTGGTAAGTGCATGACAATCACTACCCTGTGTTCATCTGTGAAATCTGTGGTTTCTGCGGTGGACTCTCACCATTCCGTCTGAAAACGCTGTGCTTCGCCTGTACATCACGAAGGAGGTTTTAGCCTATGCAAGCGGCGGCGCTGTACCGCACTTCGATCGGCAAAAAAGCGGTGATGGCGGTCACAGGGCTGATCTGGATCGGCTATGTCGTCATGCATATGTATGGCAACCTGAAGGCGTTCCAGGGACCTGTCTACTTTAATGAGTATGCAGAAGGATTGCGGGAGTTGGGCGCACCCGTCTTCGGCCACCTGCACCTGCTGACCATCGCCCGGATCGTCCTTCTGGTCTCCATCGTCCTCCACGTCTGGTCTGCCTGGTCCCTCTACCAGCAGGCTCGATACGCACGTCCTTTCGGTTATGCAGAGCGCAAGGTGGTCCAGGCCAATTACGCCTCCCTGACCATGCGCCTGGGGGGAGCGGTGATCCTGCTGTTCGTCATCTACCACCTGATGCACCTGACCTGGGGGATTCCTTTTGTCCACCCCGACTTTGTGCGGGGCGACCCCTACCACAATCTGGTGACCGGGTTCCAGTTTGTGCCGGCCGCCATTGTCTACATCATCGCGGTGATCGCCCTGGGCTTCCACCTCTACCATGGGACCTGGAGCATGTTCCAGACTCTGGGCCTTAGCCGGCGACGCTATGAACAGTTCGAGCAGCCTATTCGGGCGTTAAGCTGGCTGTTGGCCATCCTGGTCCCGGCGGGCTTCGCCTCGGTGCCCATCGCCGTCTTACTCGGCATCATCCGCTAGTAAATCCCGGCAGAAATTCGCCGACCGGGCCTCTGGCCCGCGGCTTAGCCCATCGTATCCACCAGAGGTAATGCCGCCGAATTTCTGCCGTGGTATTTGCGCCAGACTGTACTAGTTGCAGGAGGTTTTTGCCATGGCAAGTACCGTTGCCCCAGATGTCCAGAAGACCATGCCGGCTGAGGCCGAATCCATTCTGGACGGTCGGGTGCCAGCGGGGCCGATCCAGGAAAAGTGGGATCGGGCCCGGTTTGAGATGAAACTGGTGAGCCCGGCCAACAAGCGTAAGTTCAACATCATCGTGGTTGGCTCCGGCCTGGCAGGGGCCTCTGCCGCTGCCACCATGGCCGAGCTTGGCTATAACATCGACTGTTTCTGCTACCAGGATAGCGCCCGGCGGGCCCACAGCGTGGCGGCCCAGGGCGGGATCAACGCTGCCAAAAACTACCGCAATGACGGCGACAGCATCTTCCGCCTCTTCTACGACACGGTAAAAGGGGGCGACTTCCGATCCCGGGAAGCCAACGTCTATCGCCTGGCCCAGATCAGCAACAACATCATCGACCAGTGTGTGGCCCAGGGGGTCCCCTTCGCCCGGGAGTACGGCGGCCTGCTGGACAACCGCTCCTTCGGCGGCGCCCAGGTCTCCCGCACCTTCTACGCCCGGGGGCAGACGGGCCAGCAGCTGTTGCTGGGCGCCTACCAGGCCCTCTCCCGCCAGATCCATGCCGGCAAGGTGCGCATGCACACCCGCACCGAAATGCTGGACCTGATCGTGGTGAACGGCCAGGCCCGGGGCATTGTGACCCGGGACCTGCGCACGGGCGAGATCGAGGCACACCTGGCCCACGCGGTGGTCCTGGCCACCGGTGGTTACAGCAACGCCTACTACCTCTCCACCAACGCCAAAGGCTGCAACGCCACCGCCATCTGGCGGGCCTACAAGCGGGGCGCGCTCTTCGCCAACCCCTGCTTCACCCAGATTCACCCCACCTGCATCCCGCCGTCAGGGGAACACCAGTCCAAGCTCACCCTCATGAGCGAATCCCTGCGCAACGACGGACGCATCTGGGTGCCCCGGAACCCCAACGACAACCGCCCCCCCAACGAGATCCCCGAGTCGGATCGCTGGTACTACCTGGAAGAGCGCTACCCGGCCTTCGGCAACCTGGTGCCCCGGGACATCGCCTCCCGCGCCGCCAAGGCCGTGGTGGATGCCGGCCATGGGGTGGGCCCACTCAAGAACGGCGTCTACCTGGATTTCAAGGACGCCATCCAGCGCCTGGGCGAGGATGTGATCCGGGATCGCTACGGCAACCTCTTCGACATGTACGAGAATATCACCGGCGAAAACCCGTACAAGGTCCCCATGCGCATCTATCCGGCCCTCCACTACACCATGGGCGGCCTGTGGGTGGACTACTACCTGATGAGCAACATCCCCGGCCTCTTCGTCATCGGCGAGGCCAACTTCTCGGATCACGGCGCCAACCGGCTGGGCGCGAGCGCGCTGATG comes from the Litorilinea aerophila genome and includes:
- a CDS encoding alpha-amylase family glycosyl hydrolase — protein: MQTEKLVQPQVHAATLPVDVRGGVHFDLLAPGTVTFVMHAPFKPYVSLVGDFNRWNTRAHPMVTNGRGTWWITLPHPGQTRYGFYVAIDEQAHSWVGDPYATQVAWTSDGPWAVLPERPTPFPWTDQAWRTPRLQDLVIYELCVRDFAGRWQGNRPRYGNFQELLKSVPYLAELGVNAVELMPIQAFPGESSWGYNPVFYFAVANVYGGPNDLKAFVDACHRHGLAVILDVAFNHAWGQHPYYQIYPPMYGPHGEELTDWNPFFHHTPRAVNMWGGVDWDHFNEHTTRYFQDVVRFWLQEYHVDGFRFDWVCGVDYDSRDPMAPGFNPFHGISAICWAARQAKPDCILIGEYWQLEGTHPEKTAAKLVAETPMDACWRGEFHHGLDDVLNQRWAWEKRDIFRAIGGFREEGFTAATQVVNYSCSHDEVRPEHEIKFYSWPHIRRPAGMSLQELALRKGLLGLITLLAAPGIPMIYAGQEYGEDTPRTIDFCPLEWHKLERPAHAAHRAVVQRLLWARRSLAALRSDFIQFWPDNFAETGVVRFVRWDDEGNFVVVALNFGEEPRTVSCSMPHDGHWMDLVAERSYEAVQGELTLSLEPWQGMMLIPTPGP
- a CDS encoding succinate dehydrogenase cytochrome b subunit → MQAAALYRTSIGKKAVMAVTGLIWIGYVVMHMYGNLKAFQGPVYFNEYAEGLRELGAPVFGHLHLLTIARIVLLVSIVLHVWSAWSLYQQARYARPFGYAERKVVQANYASLTMRLGGAVILLFVIYHLMHLTWGIPFVHPDFVRGDPYHNLVTGFQFVPAAIVYIIAVIALGFHLYHGTWSMFQTLGLSRRRYEQFEQPIRALSWLLAILVPAGFASVPIAVLLGIIR
- a CDS encoding fumarate reductase/succinate dehydrogenase flavoprotein subunit, with the protein product MPAEAESILDGRVPAGPIQEKWDRARFEMKLVSPANKRKFNIIVVGSGLAGASAAATMAELGYNIDCFCYQDSARRAHSVAAQGGINAAKNYRNDGDSIFRLFYDTVKGGDFRSREANVYRLAQISNNIIDQCVAQGVPFAREYGGLLDNRSFGGAQVSRTFYARGQTGQQLLLGAYQALSRQIHAGKVRMHTRTEMLDLIVVNGQARGIVTRDLRTGEIEAHLAHAVVLATGGYSNAYYLSTNAKGCNATAIWRAYKRGALFANPCFTQIHPTCIPPSGEHQSKLTLMSESLRNDGRIWVPRNPNDNRPPNEIPESDRWYYLEERYPAFGNLVPRDIASRAAKAVVDAGHGVGPLKNGVYLDFKDAIQRLGEDVIRDRYGNLFDMYENITGENPYKVPMRIYPALHYTMGGLWVDYYLMSNIPGLFVIGEANFSDHGANRLGASALMQGLADGYFILPYTIGNYLAQASLPPVDSGHDAVREAQDSVNQRVKKLLEINGQRTVDSIHRELGQILWNYCGMARNAEGLQKALGLIRDLRQEFWENAKVPGDAHDLNQSLEQAGRVADFLELAELLCIDALHRDESCGAHFREEHQTPDGEALRDDEHFAYVAAWQYNGDEGQPLLHKEPLHFEYVEPTQRSYK